One Plasmodium berghei ANKA genome assembly, chromosome: 13 genomic region harbors:
- a CDS encoding WD repeat-containing protein, putative yields the protein MNQINIDEFDIYAAFQNEGHISSIDVLNNIIATTDTKNVIKIYDINEKKEKLTYKIEDIVINDIKLLKSFLEESEEACINFEIKECLFSAYENMKKCKIYHFDILNKKTIHIFEFTNEINDNSFALHPNTHIFITSLKSKELLIYHIQNKSLLFNIKIQNEHCIANYNKTGIIYAYTPNVNMIYLCSCFGDDYNDEYFANFDISKITDNTNICTHIDFSVDEKKMLVATKYNNIYTLDAYTGDLLYSYNFNYENIPTKLSFHISYPIYSFDSNYVLSGGKDGNLHIWDINGNFICKKKIENNVLFIKWVYNRAAFITTSNYLLIWQMPKKN from the exons ATGAATCAAATAAACATTGACGA atttgatatatatgcaGCTTTTCAAAATGAGGGACATATATCGAGTATAGACGTattaaacaatataattGCTACAACAGATACAAAAAAtgtcataaaaatatatgatataaatgaaaaaaaagaaaagttaacatataaaattgaagaTATAGTCATTAAcgatattaaattattgaaAAGTTTTTTAGAAGAAAGCGAAGAAGCTTGcataaattttgaaattaAAGAATGTTTATTTAGCgcatatgaaaatatgaaaaaatgtaagatatatcatttcgatatattaaacaaaaaaacaatacaCATATTTGAATTCACAAATGaaattaatgataataGTTTTGCATTACATCCtaatacacatatatttataacatCATTAAAGAGCAAAGAattgttaatatatcatatacaaaataaatcattattatttaatataaaaattcaaaatgaGCATTGTATAGCTAACTATAATAAAACAGGAATTATATATGCCTATACACCTAATGTaaatatgatttatttatgcAGTTGTTTTGGGGATGATTATAATGACGAATATTTTGctaattttgatatttcaaaaataacagacaatacaaatatttgCACTCATATAGATTTTTCTGTTGATGAAAAGAAAATGCTTGTAGCTACcaaatataacaatatttaCACACTGGATGCATATACAGGggatttattatattcttataattttaattatgaaAACATTCCTACAAAATTGTCATTTCACATATCATACCCAATCTATTCATTTGATTCGAATTACGTACTATCGG gtGGAAAAGATGGAAACCTCCATATTTGGGATATAAATGGCAATTTTATATGCaagaaaaaaatcgaaaataatgttttattCATTAAATGGGTATATAATAGAGCCGCATTTATAACAA CTAGCAACTATCTATTAATATGGCAAAtgccaaaaaaaaattaa
- a CDS encoding GTPase-activating protein, putative → MKETNNDVKDFVSEIRKIETWKYIDEEAKTLFYLKKIIQEEIIMLKFTNNKKSCLMKENKNERLKTDKKILKPKDSNINKSKLSSFLNSTISYDNYFNLNKPCEKNTATMIKNDKFEKIQINNHLINGGIEQNVHNKYNNNKVKNNLINIENFNNFEIVDDSLKKEYAPIIMKLNNYKISHYQNPKTTERKNSNYSELNNYYINEKLTHSQRRDEPMKSNEENYFDIFKREVCNCDENDIYIYKNSPDKNEISSSMKNKICFNFDNVSRNDCDYKKRENENMSCYSTSIGNIMNNGTKKSIKIKRDKINDNMIGNIDSDCNNEENYIFKNEKKNIYYKYIQKKKNALDKKDHIKNSQNENNIYSNNSKNDEDLSSNICRISLINNHMSTYISSDLILKKKTFMGMSLSQKKKYFAEHSKKINSMIKNEIIKGIPDYLRGFVWQILLQSYTYKDRTYVKKDINNNENHPDHINQSDECEKGYKYYLSINNKYENSIKKDINRTYPKHILFKNNYEKGQKILFNVLKAYSNYNQDLGYCQGMAFIVATFILYMNEEDSFYMLIALLDKYKLNDLFSSSMPLLNEYLYILDKLLLHFFPKIYNHLEKENIHSSMYASQWFITLFSYNINILYAVRIWDFFFIHNYTFLFKVALAFFKLQEEEILKESFESILNRLKVLSKHVELDVLLKTALDIKIKNGLISKIISEYKSQK, encoded by the coding sequence ATGAAGGAAACAAATAACGATGTTAAGGATTTTGTGTCGGAAATTCGGAAAATTGAAACATGGAAATATATTGATGAAGAGGCGaaaactttattttatttgaaaaaaataattcaagaAGAAATTATAATGCTAAAATTTACcaacaataaaaaatcatgcttaatgaaagaaaataaaaatgaaaggTTAAAGACAGACAAGAAAATACTAAAACCGAAGGATTCTAATATCAATAAAAGTAAATTATCTAGTTTCCTGAATTCTACCATATCTTATGATAACTATTTTAACTTAAATAAACcttgtgaaaaaaatacgGCAACAATGATAAAGAATGacaaatttgaaaaaatacaaataaacaATCATTTGATAAATGGTGGAATTGAACAAAATGTTCACAATAAGTACAATAATAACAaggtaaaaaataatttaattaatatagaaaattttaacaatttCGAGATAGTTGACGATAGtttaaaaaaggaatatgctcctataataatgaaattaaataattataaaatttcaCATTATCAAAATCCAAAAACAActgaaagaaaaaattccAATTATAGTGAacttaataattattatatcaaCGAAAAGTTAACACATAGTCAAAGAAGAGATGAACCTATGAAAAgtaatgaagaaaattattttgatatttttaaaagggAAGTTTGCAATTGTGATGAAAAcgatatttatatttataaaaatagccctgataaaaatgaaataagcTCAagtatgaaaaataaaatatgctttaattttgataatgTATCTAGAAATGATTGTGATTATAAAAAGCgagaaaatgaaaacatGTCTTGTTATTCCACTTCTATTGGTAACATAATGAATAATGGTACCAAAAAATCAATTAAGATTAAAAGagacaaaataaatgataacaTGATTGGAAATATAGATAGCGATTgtaataatgaagaaaattatattttcaaaaatgaaaaaaaaaatatttattataaatacatacaaaaaaaaaaaaatgcattagataaaaaagaccatattaaaaattctCAAAATgagaataatatttattctaataattcaaaaaatgatgaagatCTAAGTTCTAACATTTGTAGAATATCCCTAATTAATAATCACATGAgtacatatatttctagtgatttaattttaaaaaaaaaaacattcaTGGGTATGTCACTatctcaaaaaaaaaaatattttgcagaacatagtaaaaaaattaatagcATGATAAAgaatgaaataattaaagGTATTCCTGATTATTTAAGAGGCTTTGTGTGGCAAATATTACTTCAGTCATATACATACAAAGATAGAACTTATGTTAAgaaagatataaataataatgaaaatcaTCCAGATCATATTAATCAAAGTGATGAATGTGAAAAaggatataaatattatctaagcataaacaataaatatgaaaattcCATTAAAAAGGACATCAATAGAACATATCcgaaacatatattatttaaaaataattatgaaaaaggacaaaaaatattatttaatgttttaaaaGCATATAGTAATTATAACCAAGATTTAGGGTATTGTCAAGGAATGGCTTTTATAGTTGCgacatttatattatatatgaatgaaGAAGattctttttatatgttaataGCATTActagataaatataaattaaatgatttattttcttctagTATGCcattattaaatgaatatttatatatattagataaattattattacacttttttccaaaaatatataatcatttagaaaaagaaaatattcattCGAGTATGTATGCATCTCAATGGTTTATAACacttttttcttataacataaatattttgtatgcAGTACGAATATgggattttttttttatacataattatacttttctttttaaagTAGCTcttgcattttttaaattacaAGAAGAAGAAATACTAAAAGAATCATTTGAAAGCATACTAAATAGGCTTAAGGTATTATCAAAACATGTAGAATTAGATGTATTACTTAAAACTGCTTtggatataaaaataaaaaatgggtTGATTAGCAAAATTATATCTGAATATAAATCACAAAAATGA